A DNA window from Halomicrobium mukohataei DSM 12286 contains the following coding sequences:
- a CDS encoding PAS domain S-box protein: MQSTIRILAVRGQSEDGDDVGAVLNRSGEDFRVDTVAGVDGIVRQFESNADAFDCVVVDRGLSSPLVRDALDAVHERRPALPVVVTTDAAATGVAVAAIDAGATEVFRWPATDQATLLARRVRTAVSSAATTARTLTPSEWTAVFEHVDCGVAIVELSEDDCRYRRCNERLAELAGTSVPEIEGRTPTEAFGPEYGPSIEARYRESLASDEPVSHTVGPESLDGRVFHEAQIRPIGSGGDAEKLLVVVREVTGEHERQAELRQSRRRLRALFEHSPDMINVHDAEGRIVETNAQMREMTGYDESTLTDMSVWDLDQAADPERALSLWEEMEPGDRCRSEGEFLCRDGTTFPTEVHIRCLGVDDGERFLAISRDVSDQRERERELQRKNDRLEEFASVVSHDLRNPLQVLRGALDGAAETGDRAHFERGHRAIDRMEDMITDILALARQDAVGEFRTVPLARIVETAWQNLRTADATLVVETDLRIRASELRLRQLLENLLRNAVEHAGADTTVRVGTLPDGFYVADDGRGIPAADHDRVFDTQYSTAPNGTGFGLAIVSGIAEAHGWQITLTESEDGGARFEFSGVTIDE, encoded by the coding sequence GTGCAATCCACGATTCGGATCCTGGCTGTCCGTGGGCAGTCGGAGGACGGTGACGACGTGGGGGCGGTGCTGAACCGGTCCGGTGAGGACTTTCGGGTAGACACCGTCGCAGGGGTCGACGGGATCGTCAGACAGTTCGAGTCGAACGCCGACGCCTTCGACTGTGTCGTCGTCGACCGCGGTCTGTCCTCGCCGCTCGTCCGTGACGCACTCGACGCCGTCCACGAGCGGCGGCCAGCGTTGCCGGTCGTCGTCACTACGGACGCCGCGGCGACGGGGGTCGCCGTCGCCGCGATCGATGCGGGCGCGACCGAGGTCTTCCGGTGGCCGGCGACGGACCAGGCGACGCTGCTGGCTCGACGGGTTCGGACCGCCGTCTCGTCGGCGGCGACGACCGCACGCACTCTCACGCCGTCCGAGTGGACGGCGGTGTTCGAGCACGTCGACTGTGGCGTCGCGATCGTCGAACTCTCCGAAGACGACTGCCGGTATCGCCGGTGTAACGAGCGGCTCGCGGAGCTGGCCGGTACGTCGGTCCCAGAGATCGAAGGCCGGACGCCCACCGAGGCGTTCGGTCCGGAGTACGGCCCCTCCATCGAGGCCCGATACCGGGAGTCGCTGGCGTCTGACGAGCCGGTGTCGCACACGGTCGGTCCCGAGTCACTGGACGGACGTGTGTTCCACGAGGCACAGATCCGGCCGATCGGAAGCGGCGGGGACGCCGAGAAGCTCCTCGTCGTCGTCCGAGAAGTCACGGGCGAACACGAACGCCAGGCGGAACTCAGACAGTCCAGGCGGCGGCTCAGGGCGCTGTTCGAACACTCGCCCGACATGATCAACGTCCACGACGCCGAGGGACGGATCGTCGAGACCAACGCCCAGATGCGCGAGATGACCGGCTACGACGAGTCGACGCTGACCGACATGTCCGTCTGGGACCTCGATCAGGCCGCCGATCCGGAGCGCGCGCTGTCGCTCTGGGAGGAGATGGAACCCGGCGACAGGTGTCGCTCGGAGGGCGAGTTCCTGTGTCGAGACGGCACGACGTTCCCCACGGAAGTCCACATCCGTTGCCTGGGCGTCGACGACGGCGAGCGGTTCCTGGCGATCAGCCGCGACGTGAGCGACCAGCGGGAACGCGAGCGCGAACTCCAGCGCAAGAACGACCGCCTCGAAGAGTTCGCGTCGGTGGTCTCTCACGACCTCCGAAATCCCCTGCAGGTGTTGCGTGGGGCACTCGACGGCGCGGCCGAGACCGGCGATCGAGCGCACTTCGAGCGCGGTCACCGCGCGATCGATCGCATGGAGGACATGATCACCGACATCCTCGCCCTTGCCCGCCAGGACGCCGTGGGCGAGTTCCGGACGGTCCCGCTCGCGAGGATCGTCGAGACCGCCTGGCAGAATCTCCGGACCGCCGACGCGACGCTCGTCGTCGAGACCGACCTGCGGATCCGTGCCAGCGAGCTCCGACTCAGACAGCTCCTCGAAAACCTCCTGCGCAACGCGGTCGAGCACGCCGGTGCGGACACGACGGTTCGAGTCGGGACGCTCCCGGACGGCTTCTACGTGGCGGACGACGGCCGTGGCATTCCCGCGGCCGACCACGACCGCGTCTTCGACACCCAGTACTCGACCGCGCCCAACGGGACCGGGTTCGGGCTCGCGATCGTCTCCGGGATCGCCGAGGCCCACGGCTGGCAGATCACGCTCACCGAGAGCGAGGACGGCGGCGCACGGTTCGAGTTCTCCGGCGTCACGATCGACGAGTGA
- a CDS encoding polymer-forming cytoskeletal protein, whose amino-acid sequence MRIGSDPLDRLSIPDGTTVEEHDLVTDGNVIVGGQSTVDFGVRGHSVMAGERVSFGGHIEAEGDCRLDMWSTVDDNVLVGENAYLGERVQIDGELKVAGDLDIGDDVDIEDGFEANGWIVIRNPMPTIVFLFVYLSQLLRVGEEEAAEEVLSSLTEDDGPDHDPLLIPRGATVSDDRWQVSTPATIGDDCRLHGNVRAEELTVGRDGVVFGSLRARGDVAVGRGTEIKGDVTTRSGDVRIGPGVTVWGDVVAENVALHENATIDGTMRASGEMRMHTDEVLDRPDETAEAMAEAAEELGDDQAAVAAADETVAGEHGETSAEEAGEASDDGDDEPVEAHE is encoded by the coding sequence GTGCGAATCGGCTCCGATCCCCTCGACCGGCTGAGCATTCCCGACGGCACGACCGTCGAGGAGCACGATCTGGTCACCGACGGGAACGTCATCGTCGGCGGCCAGAGCACGGTCGACTTCGGGGTCCGGGGCCACTCGGTCATGGCGGGCGAGCGTGTCTCCTTCGGCGGCCACATCGAGGCCGAGGGCGACTGCCGGCTCGACATGTGGTCGACCGTCGACGACAACGTGTTGGTCGGAGAGAACGCCTACCTCGGCGAGCGCGTCCAGATCGACGGGGAGCTGAAGGTCGCGGGTGACCTCGACATCGGCGACGACGTGGACATCGAAGACGGCTTCGAGGCCAACGGCTGGATCGTCATCCGCAACCCGATGCCGACGATCGTCTTCCTGTTCGTCTACCTCTCCCAGCTGCTTCGGGTCGGCGAGGAGGAGGCCGCCGAGGAAGTCCTCTCCTCGCTGACCGAGGACGACGGGCCGGACCACGACCCGCTGTTGATCCCTCGCGGCGCGACCGTGAGCGACGACCGCTGGCAGGTCTCGACGCCCGCGACGATCGGCGACGACTGCCGACTCCACGGCAACGTCCGGGCCGAGGAACTGACGGTCGGACGCGACGGCGTGGTCTTCGGGAGCCTCCGGGCGAGGGGAGACGTTGCCGTCGGCCGCGGGACGGAGATCAAAGGCGACGTGACGACCCGGAGCGGCGACGTTCGGATCGGCCCCGGCGTCACGGTCTGGGGCGACGTGGTGGCAGAGAACGTCGCACTCCACGAGAACGCCACCATCGATGGGACGATGCGAGCCAGCGGCGAGATGCGGATGCACACCGACGAGGTGCTCGACCGCCCCGACGAGACGGCCGAAGCGATGGCCGAGGCCGCCGAGGAGCTCGGCGACGACCAGGCCGCGGTCGCCGCTGCCGACGAGACGGTCGCGGGCGAACACGGCGAGACGAGCGCGGAGGAGGCGGGGGAAGCGAGCGACGACGGTGACGACGAGCCGGTCGAGGCACACGAGTGA
- a CDS encoding redox-regulated ATPase YchF, producing MLSVALAGKPNAGKSTFYTAATESEVDVGNYPFTTIDANRGVSYVRTDCPCLDRAERCGDEHCRDGKRYVPVELLDVAGLVPGAHEGRGLGNQFLDELTNADVILNVVDASGGTNEEGEPVEIGDHDPVEDVDFVETELDLWLASIVDRNWEAVERASRSPEFDLDEVLTDMLTGVGATPKDVATVLREMSYPEDPIAWTDDHRETLAREIRLRTKPIVVVANKADIAPPENVERLREAAEIVVPATADGELGLRRAADAGVVDYDPGDDDFRILGDVSDDQREGLEQIRDVMDEWDGTGVQQALDRAVYDLLDMLTAYPVQSESKWTDGQGNVLPDAFLLPDGSTPKDLAYAVHSDIGEGYLHAVDAREDRRISDDHELSEGDVVKIVSSN from the coding sequence ATGCTCTCTGTGGCGCTGGCGGGCAAGCCAAACGCCGGCAAGTCTACGTTCTACACCGCCGCGACCGAATCGGAGGTCGACGTGGGGAACTACCCGTTCACGACCATCGACGCCAACCGCGGCGTCAGCTACGTCCGGACCGACTGTCCCTGTCTCGACCGGGCGGAGCGCTGTGGCGACGAACACTGCCGGGACGGCAAGCGCTACGTCCCGGTCGAACTGCTCGACGTGGCCGGCCTCGTCCCCGGTGCCCACGAGGGGCGCGGACTGGGAAACCAGTTCCTCGACGAGTTGACCAACGCCGACGTGATCCTCAACGTCGTCGACGCCTCCGGAGGGACCAACGAGGAGGGCGAACCGGTCGAGATCGGCGACCACGACCCCGTCGAAGACGTCGACTTCGTCGAGACGGAACTGGACCTCTGGCTGGCCAGCATCGTCGACCGCAACTGGGAGGCCGTCGAGCGGGCGTCCCGGTCGCCGGAGTTCGACCTCGACGAGGTGCTGACGGACATGCTCACCGGCGTCGGAGCGACGCCCAAAGACGTGGCGACGGTGCTGCGAGAGATGAGCTATCCAGAGGACCCGATCGCCTGGACCGACGACCACCGCGAGACGCTGGCCCGAGAGATCCGCCTGCGGACCAAGCCCATCGTCGTCGTCGCCAACAAGGCAGACATCGCGCCCCCGGAGAACGTCGAACGGCTCCGTGAAGCCGCCGAGATAGTGGTCCCGGCGACCGCCGACGGCGAACTCGGTCTGCGCCGGGCCGCGGACGCGGGCGTCGTCGACTACGATCCCGGCGACGACGACTTCCGGATCCTCGGTGACGTGAGCGACGACCAGCGCGAGGGGCTCGAACAGATCCGCGACGTGATGGACGAGTGGGACGGGACCGGCGTCCAGCAGGCCCTCGATCGCGCCGTCTACGATCTCCTGGACATGCTGACGGCCTACCCGGTTCAGAGCGAGAGCAAGTGGACCGACGGCCAGGGCAACGTCCTCCCGGACGCCTTCCTGCTCCCCGACGGCTCGACGCCGAAAGATCTCGCCTACGCGGTCCACTCGGACATCGGCGAGGGCTACCTCCACGCCGTCGACGCCCGCGAGGACCGGCGGATCAGCGACGATCACGAGCTCTCTGAGGGCGACGTGGTCAAGATCGTCAGCTCGAACTAG